A portion of the Dethiobacter alkaliphilus AHT 1 genome contains these proteins:
- a CDS encoding helix-turn-helix domain-containing protein, with translation MIVFTLDRVMFERSRMKVPELQQLSSVNKNTLYGIYNNTSKRVDLDVLNRICSALDCEPGDLMKYIPDDGQLKLF, from the coding sequence ATGATAGTCTTTACGTTAGACCGTGTAATGTTTGAAAGAAGCCGTATGAAGGTACCTGAGTTGCAACAGCTAAGTAGCGTTAATAAAAATACCCTTTATGGAATATACAACAATACTAGTAAGCGTGTGGATCTCGACGTTTTAAACCGTATATGTTCTGCACTAGATTGTGAGCCTGGGGATTTGATGAAATATATACCTGATGATGGGCAACTAAAACTATTCTAA